CCCATTCCTACAGTGGCCGCATCGAGTTATATGTGTTTTTTGGCAGCCCACACCACGCAGTGCTCGTTTCCGAATGAAGCTGTGGCACCCCTTCCAGTATCGGGAAGCCTGAACCTTCATACTGGTGCCTGTCTAATCGAGCGATGCATCAATACTCTTGCAACGGCGAAAAACGCACTTGAAACGCCCATCGCCTCTCGGCGGCTTGCCGCAGCAACTGAGAAAGAAGGCCTCTTGACTAGTGCGCCTACACCGGGGAACCTGCATCTGGAAATCCTCGTGGCGACGCCTGTTGCGTCCGCCAGAAATCGCGAGAcatcccgccgccgcctcctgttTTAGGATCGTCAACGCGAGTTAATGTATTCCCGAATGACGCAACAGGTGTCCCTTGCTGTTTGTTGCCAAGTCCAACGACAGTGAGTGTCTTTCTTCTAGGCGTGGAGTGAGCATAATATTCTggaagcagcggctgccgtgGTCTAGCGCTTCTGGCCAGTAGGCCGGAGCTACGTGGCGTGGGAGCTCTTCGGGGTCTCTTGTTATAATCGATTGATGTGGTAAAACATGTGTTCTGGTAAGGCTGCAAGCTGTTAAAGGCAGACGGTAACGAATCATGCGTCAATCCTTTGCCGTGCGCCATCCCGAAACGATACGTTCACGAAAAAACTGGCGAATGAGGACGCTTCAGACCTCAAAAGATGGGCaagagcggcgcgcacggGCCCTGCGCCACCACCGGAGGCGGGCGGTTCAAAGGAGAAGGAACGGCGTACTGAGGGCAGGGAGGAGTCGGCATCGCGGGGTACGGATATGCGGGAGCGGCGGGATACGCCAGGGTCATGGGGGGGCAGTAGCTGCCAGGCAGGGGATATGGAATGTTGTTGTAGATCGCCTGTGCAGGGTGGATAGGTGCTTCTGGTCCCTTCGGCGCGTACTGGGTCCCGGCTGTGAGGTTGACTGCGTCCGTCACAGACGTCTTGAACTCCTCGCCAGCcatctgcgcctcctcctctgacTGCTGGCGGGAATTCGTGGCAGTGGTGGGCTGCGACGCCTGAGGTCCGTTCACGTGAGGACTGGGCGCGCCTGGAGCAGGCTGAGCCGTTGGCATTGGCTGCAAAAGTCCACACATCGACATCACGAGGCGCTGATTGTATACTTTCATCTACCGAATACTCGCTTCCGGGCGTCTGACTGCGATCGTCGGAGAGACTGTGATGCCATGTCTGCCGCCTGCTAGACGACGATACTCACCTTGTAGACGGGTGTGATGAGGCCCTGCTGGATAAGGGCATCCAGGGAAAGGTTGGCGTTGCCATTTTCGGGGCAGAGCTTGTCCTCCGGGTTCACCACGCGGACGGGGCCCACCCACAACTTCGGCTGCCTCTTGCCGGGATACATGATGGAaacgccgtctgcgccgttcTCAATCTCTGCATACAAAAAGTTGCAAGCACATGGGACGGGCGTCTGCTCTTTAAGCGGTGATGCATGCCACGGCAACTCGCCCCGTCCTAACCCGCGAACCCCGCGACCCGCCCACAACTCGACCGTCCTGGCGTGTGAGACCCCAGAATGCCGCTTTGGGTCATCTTCGCGAAACTACTTAGTGTCTCTTCGACTCACTCCAGTCGTGGTCCTGAGCAGCTTGCAGGAGCTTTGCTGGGAATTCCGGATCCTCGGGCAGCTCAGGATCTCCCTGCAACCACGCATTCAAGGCACGCGAGAGTGTCAAACCCGGAGAGGAATTGAGAGAGTAAGGCTGGAGAGCAGCCTGAGTTCCAAGGATGCGCGTCTGCTGTAGAAGAATTCGTGAGAACCCATGATTTGTTGGATGCAGCCATGGTCACGCCTACCTCACGGTAAGTTCTCTCGTAGTAGCGCGGACGGCAGTCCTCCGGCCTCATCGACCTCTTCTTTCCATCGGGGGTTGTGAGCACGCCGAACCGCGGGTCCAAGCGGTCAGCGGTGTCCACGACATTTCCCATTTTGCTGAAAGAATCTGGAGGTCCAAGAGAAAGGGAGAATACGGTAGTAGAGGACGGGAATGGGACACAATCCCGGGAAACGTGGGCGTCACCCGTCAATTCCTCTGGAGAGTGTCCACTTTCGAGAAGGAAACCGCAACAGATAGTGTTGAAAACTCAGAATACTCCTTGCGAGGTGGGTGTCGTTGTAGAAAAGCCTGGCAGTGTTTTCTTCAGAGGGGCGGTGAGTCGCGAGCAGTCAGTCCCCAGTGCCGACCGGTGAAGAAATCACGTCGAGTTGTAGGATTTCGAACGGTACATTCCCGGCACCCAGGTCTTTACTTTGAAAAACGTTAGAAAGAAGGAAGTTGACGGCCGTCAGCACTGAAGAGCTGAAACTTCTACGGCTGTGGCACGGAAAAGAGCTTACTGTGTGCCTTGCTAGTTGCCTTGCCGGCTAGAGACCTCGAGCGGGGCGGCTCGCGTAGGCAGTGGAAGACCTGCGACGGCTGGCTGACGTCGATGCGAGTTCGAGCAGGACGGACGATCAGTGGTATCGATGCAAGACGAGCTTGTGAGAGACTGAATGTTCAGGACAAACAAGAGACGGTGAGtagcgagagacagacgacaGAAAAAAACATATAACAACTGTCTCGGAAACCAATCGTCATCGGGTGACCGCGAAGTAGCATAGTCCATTAGCAGCGCCGCGGGTTGATGCCACAAGACCAGCATCGCGACGTGCCCACGTCcgttccgcgcgcgccctgctACGGAT
This DNA window, taken from Besnoitia besnoiti strain Bb-Ger1 chromosome III, whole genome shotgun sequence, encodes the following:
- a CDS encoding hypothetical protein (encoded by transcript BESB_048290) encodes the protein MGNVVDTADRLDPRFGVLTTPDGKKRSMRPEDCRPRYYERTYRETRILGTQAALQPYSLNSSPGLTLSRALNAWLQGDPELPEDPEFPAKLLQAAQDHDWKIENGADGVSIMYPGKRQPKLWVGPVRVVNPEDKLCPENGNANLSLDALIQQGLITPVYKPMPTAQPAPGAPSPHVNGPQASQPTTATNSRQQSEEEAQMAGEEFKTSVTDAVNLTAGTQYAPKGPEAPIHPAQAIYNNIPYPLPGSYCPPMTLAYPAAPAYPYPAMPTPPCPQYAVPSPLNRPPPVVAQGPCAPLLPIF